In Streptomyces sp. Li-HN-5-11, the sequence CGAGCCCGCGGTGGTAGCCGGTCCGTGCGTACGCGTACGACTCGATCACGCGCCCCGCCTCGAAGGCGTCGTCGGCGAGCATCGCCCAGGCGAGCGAGAAGGTGGGGTGCTTCGCAGCGACCTCGGCCGGCGCCAGGGAATCCTCGCCCAGCAGGCGGTACGCCTCCTCGTTCTCCGGGAGGTACGTCGGTTCCGGGCCGCCGAGCAGGTTCTTGTGCGTCGTCATGGCAGCAGTCTGCCACCCGTGCACTTCCCGGGCGCCGGCCGCCGCCCGAAGCGGCGGCCCCCCCGGCACCGCAGTGCGTCCACGGCAGTAGTACTTCCCCGGCACCGCAGTGCGTCCACGGCAGTAGTACTTCCCCGGTACCGCAGTACGTCCCGGCACCGCAGTACTTCGCCGGATGCGGGAAGAGATCAGCAGGCCTTGCGATCTCCGCACCGGATGCGCAGGATGCCGGTGGGGACCGGGGCCCCCGTGCCGGCATCGGCAGGGGCGGACCGCTACCCGGAGTTCATGCAGGAGACAGCGATGTCCCAACTGGCTCACTCCACCCCTCAGCCCGCTGAGGTCACTGAGCCCGAGACCCCGCATCTCGATTTCCACGGCACGACGCCCTACGAGGACTACGTCAAGGCGGACGTGCTCACCCACCTCCAGCACACCCTCTCCGACGACCCCGGAGAGATGGTCTTCCTGGTCACGACCCAGGTCATGGAGCTGTGGTTCACCGTCA encodes:
- a CDS encoding DUF3151 domain-containing protein — its product is MTTHKNLLGGPEPTYLPENEEAYRLLGEDSLAPAEVAAKHPTFSLAWAMLADDAFEAGRVIESYAYARTGYHRGLDQLRRAGWKGHGPIPWSHRANRGFLRCLAGLARAAGEIGEKDEAERCRQFLQDSSAEAYDELTR